The sequence below is a genomic window from Fusobacterium sp. DD2.
ATCTTGCCCAGTGGTATCCTACCTGTCCAGTAATAGCTCTTTCCTTTGAAGAACCTCTATCCATAAATTTGAAATTTTCCTGTGATATACCTCCAAACCAACCTTTACTGTCACCTATAATAGCACTTTCATAGTTATTTAGTACAAATACACCATTTGAATCTCTGTTATATCCACTGAATCCTTTTTTAGATGTTCTGTATTTCATATAATCTCCAAATACCTTTACCTTAGTTGTATCAGTGGTTTTTGTTTCCCACTTCATAAGAGAATCAAATTCCCGTTCAAATGTTCTTCTTGAGTCAGCTATTCTTCTATATGTATTTGCATAGTTATGTCCCATCATCTCATAGAAAGCACGTCCTAATACCTTGTCATCCCTTTTTTTTAGAAGGTTCAGAAGGTTAAATAGTTCTTTTTCTTCTGAATTGTATAGAGCATTGAGATAGATTTCCTCAAGCCCCTCAGCAAATTTGTATACATCTTCGTTTTCAGCAAAGTCTGAGTATGGGAATTTAGTCAGATATATATTTTTAATCTTTTTATTATCTTCATCCATAGTGATTGTACCTGTCCATAATAGAGCCCTTGTCTTAACATTTAAGGTTCTCAGTCCAGGTGCTTTTGCAAGTGCAGCATTATATGAATCGATAATCTTATCATCTATCTTAATAACTGGAGAATTTGTGTATGTTGCCCCCTCTGTTCCAAGGAAAAGATCTATGTTTCTTAGATAAGGAAGATTTTCCAGTCCTTTGATAGGATGAGTTATATTTATTCCAGATGTATCTATCTGCATTGCAATCCTTGTAATCTCTCCATGTGGAGGATAATTACCCATATCTTCAACTTTTGAAGGAAGACCATAAGGTTTTACAATGACATTGTGTCCATCTGAACTTATATCTGCAGGATTTACAGCATTTCCATTTATAGTGATAAGTGGGTCATTTTCTCCTCTTCCCACTATCTTTATTCCTTCTACATCTTTATCTGGAGCATTGTCAATAGTAAGTTCACTACTTACATTTCCATCCATCCTGTCATATTTTGAACCTCTTACAGTTACAACTCCAACTCCTTCAGCAGGTGTAATTGTAATATCTCCGTAGTTGAGGAAGGTTCCATCTCTCATAGTGAGTATTCCTGCAGCTCCAACAGCATCAGCAGAGGCAGTTATAGTACCGTAGTTTTCACCAGTTGCACCATGGTCTATAAACATACCGATTCCGTCTATTCCTTTTATCTCAATAGTTCCTCGGTTGATAGCTTTGGAGTTCTCTCCACTTGCATACATCCCAATACCATGATCTCCCAGAACTTCAATCTTACCCTCATTTACAACAATTCCTTCCTGGGCAACACAGTTATTTTCAGCATCATAGTATCCAGCTGCCATACCTATACCATAGAGATTTTGAGTAGGGTCTGATGCTCCAACAACTATATTTTTCATATTTACAGATTTCCCATGCTCAATACTAAACATACCTATATTTCCAAGTCCGTGAGCAAGATAAATATCCCCATTGTTCACAGCGTTACCAGCAGAGTAGATACCATAGTTTAAATCTCCATAAGTTACAATATCCTTGTTGTTTTCAACCTGTTCTACAGGGTTTTTACTGTATATTCCAGCTGCAGGAAGGTCTCCTCCACCAGTAAGTTTTATCATATTATTGTTTTCAATCTTATCATTTCCGTCACTGTCCAGGAAAATACCTATACTTTCACTTCCACCTATCTCAATTATTCCATCATTTATAAGGGAGATATCCTGTGGATCTTCACCTTTTACCCCATACATAAAGAGTGTATCATCCTTGGTTCCCTTAACATGAGCTCTGTTTGTAATAGAGGTATTCAAAAGCTCAACCTTTGAGAAAATATTTCCATCAGTATCAAGGTCTGCATCTTCATCTATTACAAGGTCACTGTTTTCCAGAAGGAAGGTTTTAAATCTGCTTCCTGTTATATTTGGACCACCCATACCTGTAATATTTGCAACCTTTGTATCTGAAAGTTTTAGTGAGAAATCCTTGGCATAAAATGCTCTACCATCATCTAGGTTGAAAGTGAGTTTATCCAGAGTACTGTTAAAATAGTTGTGGCTATAATTTGCAAAGTAGGTATTAAAATCCTCTTTGTTATTACCTTGGAAAAATAGCCCTGTACCATGGATATTTTTATCCCAATCTCCGTGAATATTTACAGTTGTAGGAGTATTTACTAAAATACTTCCCTTATTTTCAATATCATTGTATATAAAGACTGACTTTTCATAGGTGTCAAAGGTGTTATTACCATCTAAAATCACTTTTCCACCACTGGCTACAGCAATGTTCTGTGCTCCATCTCTAGCCTTGATATCAGCACCTGAAAGTGTTATAACTCCATCATTGGTTGCTATTAGTCCAGAAGATTTAAATCCTGATACATCTATATCAATAGTTCCATTGTTTGTGAAGTTTGAATTTTTAGATACATACATACCAGCTGCTCCAGTAGAATCCTCCTCAGATGTAGAACCACCTTTGAGAGTGAGGTTTCCATCATTTACAACTGTGGCATTTTTAGATGCTACAATTCCTACTACTCCCTTACCACTGATATCTATATCTCCTTTATTTGTGAAATTTCCACCATTTACAACAACTCCAACACTCAGGTCAGAATCATTGATTTTAATATCTCCACTATGAGTTATGTCAGAGTAGAATGAAAGTAGAGCAGTATTTTTTTCTCCACCGGTGATTTCAAGAATACCAGCTGTATCTTTTTTTAGCTGGACATCCTGCACTTCTTGATATGACATGAGCATATTATTTGATCCACCTTTGGATTTTATCTCATAGTCATCCAGATAGATATCCATATTATATGTAGGTATTATATTATTCATTTTTGGCATATTTGCTGCAATGAATCCTGTATTTTCATTTCCTGTAATATCTATTTTAATTTTTGCAGGTCTAAGGATTTCGTTGTTATCTCCTACCTGATATTTTGCAGTAGATGAGATATCTTGGTCTGTACTCTTCATTGCATTCTGATTTGCACTACCTCTGTCTGAAGGCTTTTTAGCAAAACCTGCATTTCCCAAAGTTCTTATACCTGTAGCATTGTCACCTGTTATTGTAATAGGTGAGTTTAAAACAAGTTCACTATCCATATTATAGAGATAGTAGTAAAGACCTGTGTTATCTTTTCCAGCTATAATAAAATCACCATTATTTTCAAAGGATGTTTTTACTGCAAACTCCCCTATTCCCATGAGTCTTTCTCCAGAGAGTTTTAATTTTCCATTGTTCTGTATAAAGGTAATTCCAGGTGTAGTAGCATAACGTGCAAAAGCCTCTGTAAACACTACACCTTTAAATCCAGTTGCCTCTATTTCACCATTATTTATAAATCCTGAATTGTATGTATTAGGGTTTGAATCAGCAACAGTAACAAAAGAGATAGAGGAGTTGTTACCAATATTTATCTTTGTATTTTCCCCTATGATTCCAGTTGCATCTCCAGGGACAATATTTTGATAGTCAGTAATAAAAAATATTGATGAGTCTATCATCTCAGTATTTAGATCTTTCTCCTTATTTCCCGTGATATTCAGTTCAATATTATCTATTGTCATTGTATTACCTGCAGTACTTCCAAATACATATTTAGGACGTTTCCCTGTGATATCAAAATCCTCCTCTGTTACAGACACAACCTGATGATTACGTCCCTGTACACCAGTAAATTTGATATTTTTGGTAGTAACATTTACCTGGTTATTTTCTGAATCAATAAATATATCCATCTTACCAGGAGCACCTTTGGATTCCATTGCCTGCTGACCAAAAAGTGCCGGTTTTGATGATAAACCATCTTTATTTATATATGCAGAGTCTTGAACTGAAATTTGTCCACTTGAGTATCCAATAGGGATAAATCCACTTTGGGGAATTTCAGGATTTGAAATTCCAAATTTTACACTCTCAGGTCTAAATACCTTTGAAAGCCCAACAAGCCTTACATCGTAGTCATTTCTGACCTTAGGCAAAATGTGGAAAATCTTTCCCTGATCTTGGATTCTTCTTATATTTACATATCTATCTTTATATGTTCCATGATGACATTTATTGAAAAAGATATTATATCCAAACTGCCATCTATGATCTGCTGGTTTATTAAATTGTTCAATCTGTTCTTCAATCTGATATGGTTCTCCCTCTCTTTTAAAAAAGTCAAAAGAAAGGGCATTAGTACTTAATGTAATAAAAAGTGCGAGAATAATGTAGGATGATTTTGAATTTAAAAGAGTAGTCATAAAATCTCCCCCTATAAGAATAAAACGAAAAGATAAGAATTGGTGTAGAGTTATTAATTAAGTATATAAATATTAAAAAATATATATATTTATTTTGTTAATATCTTACCTTGAGAATACCATTTTATACTTTGTTTGTCAATTTTTAGGCAACTTTGTGTAATAAAAAACACTTTATCTATTGAGTCTTAAAAAATATATAGTATACTTATATAAAGAGGGAGTAGTATTTTTATTTTTTTTAGTCAGTGAAATGCAGGTGATATAATGAAAAAACTGATGGAGGAATTGGATAAGTTACATAATGAGGACAAGCATAAAGAGATAATAGAGAAAATAAATTCTCTCCCTGAAGATCAACTTGATTATGAAATTTTAGGCAGATTGGCAAGGGCATATAATAATAATGAAGAGTATCAAAAAGGGATAGAAATAATGGAGAAGATTAGAGAGAAGGGAGAGCAGGATTCTATTTGGAATTACAGGATGGGTTACTCTTACTACTATTTAGATAATCTTCCAGAAGCAGAGAAATATTTTTTAAAATCTCTGGAATTGAATCCACATGAGGAAGATGTTGAGTTTTTTCTCTTAAATATTCATATTGAGATGGCTGAAAAGTATATGCAGTCAGGAGAAAAGGGCAAAGCTCTTGAAAACTATATGCAGGCTAGGTTGTATGCCAATACTGATGATGAGATAATACTTACAGAATCTAATTTAGGTTGGATGCATGACCAGCTTAATAATTATCAGGAGGCCTATAAATACTTGAAAAATGCCATTGATATGGGCCGTGATGATGAGTGGATATTTGCTGAATTTGGATTTTGTCTAATGGGACTGGAAAGATATAGTGAAGCACTTGAAGAATTTAAGAAGGCAAAGGATTTAGGCCGTGATGATTGTTGGATAAATGGTCAGATTGGAAATATATATAAGGAATTGAGAAATTATGACGAAGCATTGAGGTATCTTTTACTTGCTTTAGGTCAGGAAGAAAATATATGGATTGTATCACAGATTGCCTTAGTATATCAGCTAAAAGAGGATTACTCTAAAGCTTTGGAGTATTTTATTCAGGCAGAGAAATTAGGTCGAGACGATATCTGGATATATTCTCAAATAGCACTTGTATACCATGGTATGGGAGATTACAGATCAGCTCTGGAGTATCTTGCTAAAGTACATGATATGGGAAGAGATGATGAATGGCTCTATGCAGAACTGGGAGCATGTTATTTTAGAGAAGATAGGTATGAAGAGGCAATTGAAACCTATCTCAAAGTAAAAGAGATGGGTGTTGATGATGAGTGGATAAATACAGAACTTGGTTTCTTATATGATAAAGTTAATAATTATGAAGAAGCTGAGAAGTATTTAATGAGGGCAAATGAGATAAAAGAGAGTAGCCTTATAAACTCAGAGCTGGGATTTTGTTTAACAAGACAGAGAAAGTATAAAGAAGCTTTAAAATATTTTACAAGATCTATCAACTTAGGTAGAAATGATGGATGGATACACAGTCAGATTGGATATGTTTATTCAGAACTTGGAGAGATAAAAGATGCTATTGAAGAGTTAAAAATTGCAAGAGACCTTTCTCCTGAAGATAATTGGATATATTATCATCTTGGAACTAATCTGCGTAAAGCTGGAGAGATAAATGAAGCTATTGAAAATCTTTTAAAAGTAGAAAGAAGCGGACAATACACAGGATGGGCAGACTTAGAGCTTGCCTACTGTTATGCTCTTATAGATAAAAGAGAAGAAGCTACACAGTATCTGAAAAAAGCTAAAGAGCTCCTGTATTCGCAATCTCTTGAAGATGAAGAACTCAGTAAACAATTTGATATTGTAGAAAAATTACTTAGTGCCACAACTTATCTGGTATAAGTTAAAATCCCCTGATTAGATTTTCTGTCAGGGGATTTTTTATTATTTAATAATGTTGGAAAAATATTCCTGTGCATTTTTAAGGTCAGTTGCATCAGGGTGAGTGCTTGCATCTTTCCATCTTTTCATTCTCTCTTCTGTAGGTCCATGAGGGTCACCAGCTGGACGTTTTAATGCTCTTTGAATAATTGCATCAGATAAGGCTCCATGGCAATGAAAATGTCCCAATACTTCATTTCCATTTTTTTCTAAAGCCTCTGTTATATTTTTTATACAACGTGTTGCATATTCTGAGTCTGGGTAAGCTCCTAAAGTAAAGAAAAATGCAGTTTTCTTATTCTTTATTGTATCTATAAAAGCAAGAGCTTTTGGATCAGCAGTGCTTCTTCTAATCCATGCACCAACTATTATCACATCGTAATCAAGAGTTTCTACATCTTTAATATCTTTTAACTGACTTCCTTCAAGTGCTTCTGATATTGCAGTTGCTACTTTTTTGGTATTTCCAGTGACACTTGAATAAGCTACTAATATTTTATTCATATATCCTCCTTTTTTACTTCCATTTTTGATTATTATAGTATAGAATTACAAATAATGCAATTAGCTGTTGTAATTAAGCTAATGGAATTGACAATAGGCTAACAATAAGAGTATACTTGAAGTTGAAGAGATTACTGTTGAATGGGGGATAGAGAATGAAGATTGAATCAGAAAAATATGTTAAATATTTCTCAGAAAGTAAATTTTGGACAAAACTAAAAGAGATTGCAAAAAAGATAGGTTTAAAGACTACTGCTTATGCCTTGCTTCTTTTTTACATTTTAGATAAAGATGAGGTTCCAGTAAAGGATAAGATGGTTATTGTAGGATGTCTTGGATACTTTATTTTACCTCTGGATCTGATACCTGATTTTACTCCAGTAGGATATTCAGATGATGTTGTTGCAATGATATTTGCACTTAGAAGCTGTAGAAAATATATTGATGACAATATAAAACAGAAAGTCATGGAAAAATTAAAGTCATGGTTTAAGGTGGAAGATGATTATTTAGTTGAGCTTTTAGATGAAATAAAAAAATGATTTTTCCTTTATTTTTCAAATGACATTATATGTCACGTGAAATCTGTATAATATAAATAAAAAGAGTAAAGGGGGAGACAGATGAAAAACCAGAGAATTTTGGACATCTATGTGAGACTTCTAAATAATAAAATAGTTAACAGAAAAAATCTGGCTCAGGAATTTGAGGTAAGTGAAAGAACCATACACAGAGATATAAGTGACTTAAGAAATTTTATGGTAAATCTTAATATGAGCGGGGAGATCGAATACGATCCTAAAGAAAATGGATATGTACTTAAAAATGAGGATATGCAGAAACTTTCTAACAGTGAAATACTTGCAGTATGTAAGATTTTATTGGACAGTAGAGCATTTTTAAAAGATGAGATGATGGGGATTATTGATAAGCTTTTAAAACAGTGTATTCCTCATGAAAATTTTAAAAAAGTATCTCAATTAATTGATAATGAAAAATTTCACTATATGGAATTGCAACATAAGAAAAGTTTTATTGACTGGCTATGGGATATAGGAGATGCTATTAAAAATCATAATCAGATGGAGATAAAGTACAAGAAGATGGATGGAACTTTTGTTACAAGAGTTGTAAATCCTGTTGGTCTTATGTTTTCAGAATATTACTTTTATCTTTTAGCACATATTGTAAATATTGATAAGGAAAAATATTTTGCTAATAAAGATGATATTTTCCCTACCATATATAGAATAGACAGAATAGAGAGTTTTAAAATTCTTCCTAAACATTTTAGAGTTTTTTATAAAGATAGATTTGAAGAGGGAGAATTTAGAAAAAGAACTTTCTTTATGACTGGTGGAAGACTTCAGAAGATAAAATTCAAATACACAGGGCACTCTCTTGAAGCAATTCTTGATAAAATACCTACTGCAGAGGTAATTGAAGAGGGAGATGGATACTATATAATCAAGGCAGAAGTCTTTGGTAATGGTATTAACAGATGGATATTAAGCCAAGGTAAAGATGTTGAAATAATTAAATAGTAAGAAAAAGGCAGGTACATTACATTGTATCTGCCTTTTATGTTGCTAATAAAAAAGAACTCCTGCAATATTTCTATTACAGGAATCCCTTTGTGTGAGAATATGTGTGAAAATCGGTGGTAGCTATTTTTTAGCTTTCTGTTCTTCAAGAAGTTCTTTTTTTCTTAAATTTTCTCCTTTAAGAATGTAGACAGAATCTACAACCAGGTGCATTACATGGTCAGAAAATCTTTCATATTTCTTATTTAGAAGAACCAGATATGTTCCTCCCTCTACATTGTCAGTAGATTTTTTCATAAGATTTATAAGTTCAACAATATTTTTGTTTGACATCTCATCTATCTCATCATCCTGAGGAAGAAGTCCATAAAGTATTTTTTCATCTCTATGGATAACTGCTTCTATATAGGCTTCAAAAATATGTTTAATATTTAAAACCATAGGATAAAGTATTGTTTTCAGGTATTTTTCTTCCTGAGGAGATTTTTTTTCAATATCTTTTATTATTGCAAAGTTTGCTTTAAGCAGATCTCCCATTCTCTCTAAAAGCCTTGCACTGTTTATTATCATAATAAGAAGTCTTAAATTTCCAGCAGCAGGTTGGAATCTTGCTATTGAAATTATGGCATCCTCTTTTATCTTTACTTCAAGTGCATTTATTACATCTTCAACAACCATACATTCTCCATAGAGAACTCCGTCAAATTTTTCATTTTTAAGCATTTCCAGATTTACATCTAAAACTCTTTGAACATTTCTCAGCATTTCAAGGTAATGTTCAGTTAAACCATATATACTCTCTTGTAAATTTCTCATCTTTTCCTCCTTAAAATTATGATGTTTTATATCTATCCTATCCAAATTTTCCAGTTATATAATCTTCTGTTTTCTTTTTATGTGGAGTTGTAAAGATAATCTCTGTTTTATCAAACTCCTCTAAAACTCCCTGATAGAAAAATCCTGTATATTCAGAAATTCTTGAAGCCTGTTGCATATTGTGAGTAACAATTATAATACTGTATTTTTTTTCAAGTTCTCCAATTAACTCCTCTATCTTTGAAGTTGAAATTGGGTCAAGAGCAGAAGTTGGTTCATCCATAAGTAGAATCTGTGGATTTACAGATATTGCTCTTGCTATACATAATCTTTGCTGTTGCCCTCCAGAAAGCCCAAGAGCTGACTTGTGTAATTTATCTTTTACTTCATCCCAAAGGGCAACAGATTTAAGTGAGGTCTCAACGATTTCGTCTAGTTTTGCTTTATTTTTTTCTCCGTGAAGCTTTGGTGCATATACAATATTCTCATATATAGTCTTAGGAAATGGATTTGGTTTTTGAAATACCATTCCAATATCTTTTCTAAGTTCTACAATATCATAAGATTTATCAAATATATTTTTCCCATCAAATAGGATTTCACCCTCATATTTGGCACCAGCAATAAGGTCGTTCATTCTGTTGATAGACCTTAAAAATGTAGATTTACCACAACCAGATGGACCAATAAGTGCTGTAACTTTATTCTTTGCAATTTCCATATTTATATTTTTCAATGCCTGGAAATCACCATAATAGAAGTTGAAATCCTTTACAAGAATTCTAACATCTTCATTATTCATTTTTTCCTCCTGTATATAAACTAATTTTTATTATTAAAACGATATCTTATTGCAGCTCCCAATAAATTGAAGCTGATTGTAATTACAACAAGTACAAATAGAGTTCCTTCCATATATGAAACAGGCATATTAGGTACCTGTGTAGATATTACAAATAAGTGATATGGAAGAGCCATTACCTGATCCCAGGGAGTTTCAGGTAGAAATGGCAGATAAAATGCAACTGCTGTAAACATAATTGGAGCAGTTTCACCAGCAGCTCTGGAAATACTTAGTATCACTCCAGTAAGAGTACCAGGGAGAGCTGCAGGTAGGACTATTTTAGTTATTGTTTCCCACTTTGTAGCTCCCAATGCAAGAGATGCTTCTCTTAAACTGTTAGGAATTGCTAAAAGTGATTCTCTTGTAGATGTTATTATTACAGGAAGACACATGATTCCCAGTGTCAACGAACCTGAAATAACAGATACATCAAATCCTAAAAATATTACAAATAGAGCCATTCCAAATAATCCATATATGATACTTGGAATACCAGCCAGATTTATAATAGTAAGATTTATAATTCTGGTTAAAAGATTATCCTTTGCATACTCTACAAGATATATTCCTGTTAAGATACCAAATGGTACAGATACAATTATAGTTCCAACAGTTAACCAGATAGTTCCAATAATTGCTGGATATATACCTCCACCACGCATTCCATCTGTAGGCATATCTTTTAGGAAACTCCATGAGATTGCTGGAATTCCTTTCCAGATGATATATCCCAAAATTAGAAATACTGGAAGTATTGAAATAAGTCCAACTACTTTAATAACTACTTCTGCAATTTTTTCATTTTTCTTTTTAATAAGTAACATCTTTTATCACCTAACTCATACTTCTTGATTTTCTTATAAATCTATCTGCAATACTGTTAGTTATAAAACTTATAAAGAAAAGTATTAAACCTATTGCAAATAGAGCATAGTAGTGAGTACTTCCATTTACAACTTCACCCATTTCAGCAGCAATTGTAGCAGTAAGAGTTCTTACTGGGGAAAGTGGAGATGTAGCAAGAATAGGTGAGTTACCAGTAATCATCAAAACTGTAAGTGTCTCTCCTATTATTCTTCCAAATCCCAGCATAATTCCAGCAAATATACCTGGAAAGGCAGCTGGTAGAAGAACATTTGCTATAGTTTCAAGCTTATTTGCTCCCAGTGCAAGAGATGCTTCTTTATAAGATTTGTCAAGAGCTGCAAGAGAGTCATCAGCTATACTTACTATTGTAGGTATTGCCATAAAAGCCAGCATGATTCCTCCAGAGAGTGCTGTTAGACCACTGTGCAGATTAAATATATCCTTTACAATTCCAGATAATACATATAGTCCTAAAAATCCCAGAACAACAGATGGAATTGCAGACATTGTTTCTATTGTAATTTTAAATAGTGTACGCATCTTAGGAGTTGCATATTCACTTATATAAATCGCTGTAAATATTCCAACGGGTATCGATATTAAAAGTGCTATCAGAGTAACCCAGAAAGAACCTACTAAAAGTGGAAGGAGTCCAAAGTAATCAGACAGTGAAATCCACTTAGTTCCAAATATAAATTTTGTTACTGGGTATTCTCTAAAGAACTTGATTCCGTTGAAAAAGATAAATAGAAAGATAAGAAATATAATTACTATATTGGAAATTCCTATTCCAAACAGAGTATATCTCATACCTGTATCTTTTGCCTTTCTAATGGAAAACATAATTCCTCCTTAAATTTTCTTCTCTTTTTATGTCAACCTATTGTAAGTTGCCCATGTAAAAGGAGTATTAATTCAATGTAAAGATAGTGTAAAAAATTATTTACATGTTTTTTACACTGGCTTAATCTTTATTTAACATTGCAATGATAGGGTAGTGATGTGAATAGAAATTTATATTATTAATCTAGGAGGAAATTATGAAGAAAAGATTTTGGAGAAATACACTTATTATGGCATTGGTAATGGCAGGGACTATCTCTTTTGGACAGATAGCAGAGGCAAGATCAAAGGTTGTACAGTTAAAAGGATCTGACACAATATTAAATGCATCACAGGCAATAGCAGAAAAATATATGAGCACACATAAAGGAGCTAGAATAGCTGTAACTGGTGGAGGTTCAGGAGTTGGAATTTCAGCACTTATCAATAAAACTACTGATATAGCTATGGCTTCAAGAAATATGAAGGACAAAGAGTTTGAACAGGCAAAAGCAAGGGGAATAAATGTAGATGAGATAGTAGTTGGTTATGATGGAATTACAATTATAGCTAATAAATCTAATCCATTAAAAGATATAGATGATAAGACTTTAGGAAAGATATTTAGAGGAGAGATTAAAAACTGGAAAGAGGTTGGTGGAGATGATGCTCCAATAGTAGTACTTTCAAGAGACTCATCTTCAGGAACTCATGAGTTTTTTAAAGAGCACATAATAAGAGAAGGAAATCCAAAAGGAACTCAGGAATATGGACCAAAAACTCTTTATATGCCATCTAACCAGTCAATTAAACAGGAAGTTGCAAATAATAAGTATGCAATTGGATATATAGGTATGGGATATATGGATGATTCTGTTGAAGCTATAAAAGTAGATGGAGTTGAAGCAAGTAGAGAAAACGTATTAAGTAAGAAATACCCAATAGCTAGACAGGTTTATTGGTATACAACTAAAGATAGAGATGGAGTAGTAAAAGATCTTGTAGATTTTGCAGTATCTCCAGATGGACAGGCTATAATTAAAGATGAAGGATTTGTACCTGTAAAATAGATAAAAAATCAGATGGCCTACTTAATTTTTTAGGTAGGCTATTTCAATTGTGGTATAATTTATTAGAAAGGGAGGTGGAGGGAAATGAATATTTTAGT
It includes:
- a CDS encoding PhoU domain-containing protein, giving the protein MRNLQESIYGLTEHYLEMLRNVQRVLDVNLEMLKNEKFDGVLYGECMVVEDVINALEVKIKEDAIISIARFQPAAGNLRLLIMIINSARLLERMGDLLKANFAIIKDIEKKSPQEEKYLKTILYPMVLNIKHIFEAYIEAVIHRDEKILYGLLPQDDEIDEMSNKNIVELINLMKKSTDNVEGGTYLVLLNKKYERFSDHVMHLVVDSVYILKGENLRKKELLEEQKAKK
- the pstB gene encoding phosphate ABC transporter ATP-binding protein PstB; protein product: MNNEDVRILVKDFNFYYGDFQALKNINMEIAKNKVTALIGPSGCGKSTFLRSINRMNDLIAGAKYEGEILFDGKNIFDKSYDIVELRKDIGMVFQKPNPFPKTIYENIVYAPKLHGEKNKAKLDEIVETSLKSVALWDEVKDKLHKSALGLSGGQQQRLCIARAISVNPQILLMDEPTSALDPISTSKIEELIGELEKKYSIIIVTHNMQQASRISEYTGFFYQGVLEEFDKTEIIFTTPHKKKTEDYITGKFG
- the pstA gene encoding phosphate ABC transporter permease PstA, whose translation is MLLIKKKNEKIAEVVIKVVGLISILPVFLILGYIIWKGIPAISWSFLKDMPTDGMRGGGIYPAIIGTIWLTVGTIIVSVPFGILTGIYLVEYAKDNLLTRIINLTIINLAGIPSIIYGLFGMALFVIFLGFDVSVISGSLTLGIMCLPVIITSTRESLLAIPNSLREASLALGATKWETITKIVLPAALPGTLTGVILSISRAAGETAPIMFTAVAFYLPFLPETPWDQVMALPYHLFVISTQVPNMPVSYMEGTLFVLVVITISFNLLGAAIRYRFNNKN
- the pstC gene encoding phosphate ABC transporter permease subunit PstC codes for the protein MFSIRKAKDTGMRYTLFGIGISNIVIIFLIFLFIFFNGIKFFREYPVTKFIFGTKWISLSDYFGLLPLLVGSFWVTLIALLISIPVGIFTAIYISEYATPKMRTLFKITIETMSAIPSVVLGFLGLYVLSGIVKDIFNLHSGLTALSGGIMLAFMAIPTIVSIADDSLAALDKSYKEASLALGANKLETIANVLLPAAFPGIFAGIMLGFGRIIGETLTVLMITGNSPILATSPLSPVRTLTATIAAEMGEVVNGSTHYYALFAIGLILFFISFITNSIADRFIRKSRSMS
- a CDS encoding phosphate ABC transporter substrate-binding protein → MKKRFWRNTLIMALVMAGTISFGQIAEARSKVVQLKGSDTILNASQAIAEKYMSTHKGARIAVTGGGSGVGISALINKTTDIAMASRNMKDKEFEQAKARGINVDEIVVGYDGITIIANKSNPLKDIDDKTLGKIFRGEIKNWKEVGGDDAPIVVLSRDSSSGTHEFFKEHIIREGNPKGTQEYGPKTLYMPSNQSIKQEVANNKYAIGYIGMGYMDDSVEAIKVDGVEASRENVLSKKYPIARQVYWYTTKDRDGVVKDLVDFAVSPDGQAIIKDEGFVPVK